The Paeniglutamicibacter sulfureus genome includes a region encoding these proteins:
- a CDS encoding helix-turn-helix domain-containing protein, with protein MAMNNVVSRNIQRIRTERELSLGELARRAGVSKQTLSKIEQGLGNPTIGTLEEVARALSVRIGGLLTEWGSPVLMRRKAEGEWSARPQGPTRDLDQIYGSGYVRTQLLAVATPLEGANGTTLSTGSLHQVYVIEGLVEIRYGAELVQLSEGDFLRFPADVEHVFGTPDGKALLHITTTAPHVAQFASEG; from the coding sequence ATGGCGATGAACAACGTGGTCTCACGGAACATCCAGCGAATCCGCACCGAACGGGAGCTGTCCCTTGGCGAGCTGGCCCGCCGCGCGGGTGTGTCAAAGCAGACCCTGTCCAAGATCGAACAAGGCCTTGGCAATCCCACCATCGGCACGCTCGAGGAAGTGGCGCGTGCGTTGAGCGTCCGGATCGGCGGCCTGCTGACCGAGTGGGGCTCTCCCGTCCTCATGCGGCGCAAGGCCGAGGGGGAATGGAGTGCCAGGCCGCAGGGCCCAACCCGGGACCTGGACCAGATCTATGGATCGGGCTATGTGCGCACCCAGTTGCTGGCTGTCGCGACGCCGCTGGAGGGCGCCAACGGAACCACGTTGAGCACAGGATCGCTCCACCAGGTCTATGTGATCGAGGGCCTGGTCGAAATCCGCTATGGCGCCGAGCTGGTGCAATTGTCCGAAGGGGACTTCCTGCGTTTCCCGGCCGATGTCGAGCATGTCTTCGGCACGCCCGATGGCAAGGCCCTGCTGCACATCACCACCACCGCGCCGCACGTGGCGCAGTTCGCGTCCGAAGGCTAA